In Deltaproteobacteria bacterium GWC2_55_46, a single window of DNA contains:
- a CDS encoding precorrin-8X methylmutase, with the protein MQAPGQHPIERESFRIIGTELDETTIAPLELPVVKRVVHATADFEYRELISFTPGAIEAGAEAIRSGRNIITDVKMIEAGISMARLAPYGSKVFCFSADRDVAEKAASGNTTRTAASMRKAAAFMEGAIVAIGNAPTALMELLKIVKEGGPRPALVVGVPVGFVGAAESKEELGRSGLPHILIKGRKGGSTVAVAIVNALAIIASEAKAGAR; encoded by the coding sequence CTGCAGGCGCCGGGCCAGCACCCCATCGAAAGGGAGAGCTTCAGGATAATAGGGACAGAGCTTGACGAGACGACGATCGCCCCTTTAGAGCTGCCGGTCGTTAAAAGGGTCGTGCACGCCACCGCGGATTTCGAGTACAGGGAACTTATAAGCTTTACGCCCGGGGCGATAGAGGCCGGAGCGGAGGCGATAAGGTCGGGGCGTAACATCATAACCGACGTAAAGATGATAGAGGCAGGGATAAGCATGGCGCGCCTTGCCCCGTACGGGTCGAAGGTATTCTGTTTTTCAGCTGACAGGGATGTCGCAGAGAAGGCCGCTTCCGGGAACACGACCAGGACGGCGGCCTCCATGAGAAAGGCAGCGGCCTTTATGGAAGGCGCCATAGTCGCTATCGGGAACGCGCCTACGGCGCTCATGGAGCTGTTGAAGATCGTAAAAGAGGGCGGGCCCAGGCCAGCGCTTGTCGTTGGCGTGCCGGTGGGTTTCGTGGGCGCGGCAGAGTCGAAGGAAGAGCTTGGCAGAAGCGGCCTGCCGCATATACTCATAAAGGGCAGAAAAGGCGGGAGCACGGTAGCCGTTGCGATAGTGAACGCCCTCGCCATAATCGCTTCCGAGGCGAAGGCCGGGGCGCGTTAG
- a CDS encoding cobalt ECF transporter T component CbiQ, with the protein MEELKLPEWFKKKDGECQSGRGIKPHGFIERNLARFASIIKEVFTTEEYASRGGLLQRLDGRAKLTGFFLLLAAGAMTGSALFLFGVLVVIAVLASVSRVGIAPVAKRVFPSLVFTFFLVLPVTVNAVTPGKELFGYNGFAVTREGLLTGGFFLLRVVVMLSLTALLALTTRQSDFFKGLGRLIPAFFVTALFFTFRYAVILIKTAEDATMARKSRSIGRAGVTESQSWFASRAALILKRSFSMADEVNMAMISRGFAGKVRTPPAGALGARDYLWIGFSSFVLFLSIGT; encoded by the coding sequence ATGGAAGAGTTGAAGCTCCCGGAGTGGTTTAAGAAGAAAGATGGAGAGTGCCAAAGCGGGAGAGGCATTAAGCCTCATGGTTTTATAGAGCGTAACCTGGCAAGGTTCGCCAGCATCATAAAAGAGGTATTTACAACCGAGGAGTACGCCTCAAGAGGCGGGCTCCTTCAGAGGCTCGATGGCAGGGCGAAGCTCACGGGCTTCTTTCTACTCCTGGCAGCGGGGGCGATGACGGGAAGCGCCCTCTTCCTCTTTGGCGTACTTGTTGTCATAGCGGTACTTGCTTCTGTATCGAGGGTCGGGATAGCCCCCGTTGCGAAGAGGGTCTTCCCCTCGCTGGTCTTCACCTTCTTCCTTGTCCTGCCGGTTACTGTAAACGCGGTAACCCCGGGCAAGGAGCTATTCGGGTACAACGGGTTCGCGGTGACAAGGGAGGGGCTCTTAACCGGCGGCTTCTTTCTCCTGAGGGTGGTTGTGATGCTCTCGCTTACAGCCCTGCTGGCCCTCACGACCAGACAGTCGGACTTTTTCAAAGGGCTCGGCAGGCTTATTCCCGCGTTTTTCGTAACGGCCCTCTTCTTTACCTTCAGATATGCCGTGATCCTCATCAAGACCGCGGAGGACGCGACCATGGCACGGAAGTCGAGGAGCATAGGCAGGGCCGGGGTTACTGAATCGCAGAGCTGGTTTGCCTCAAGGGCCGCGCTGATACTGAAAAGGTCTTTCAGCATGGCCGACGAGGTCAACATGGCCATGATATCGAGGGGGTTTGCCGGGAAGGTCAGGACACCTCCGGCAGGGGCATTAGGGGCAAGAGACTACCTCTGGATAGGTTTTTCGAGCTTCGTCCTGTTTTTGTCCATAGGCACGTGA
- a CDS encoding nickel ABC transporter ATP-binding protein, with the protein MEEIYRVEAVSFEYGGGPALRELSFSVDKGECLAILGANGSGKSTLLKLLNGLLFPTSGMISFTGKPLGEEALKGEFLRCFRERVGFVFPEPDVQLFCPTVSDELAFGPLQLGLRYEEAEKRAGELLKMLGLEALKARTPYSLSGGEKKKVAIASVLAINPEVLLLDEPTNGLDPRTQVWLLELLRELKKLKKTIIIATHDLSLAEDLSDRAIILDESHRLAADSTTAKALRDKELLLSANIIHEHSHRHGELTHRHSHGPYSTHDEHD; encoded by the coding sequence ATGGAAGAGATATACAGGGTCGAGGCCGTAAGCTTCGAGTACGGCGGCGGTCCAGCCCTTCGGGAGTTGAGCTTCAGCGTCGACAAGGGCGAATGCCTCGCCATTCTCGGCGCGAACGGGAGCGGTAAATCGACCCTCTTAAAGCTCCTGAACGGGCTTTTGTTCCCGACCTCAGGCATGATAAGCTTTACGGGCAAGCCCCTCGGCGAGGAGGCCCTTAAGGGGGAGTTCCTGAGGTGCTTTAGAGAGCGGGTTGGCTTCGTCTTCCCTGAGCCGGACGTTCAGCTTTTCTGCCCGACCGTATCGGATGAGCTTGCCTTCGGCCCTCTTCAGCTCGGCCTTAGGTATGAAGAGGCCGAAAAGAGGGCCGGTGAGCTATTAAAGATGCTCGGCCTGGAGGCGTTGAAGGCGAGAACGCCCTACTCGTTGAGCGGCGGCGAGAAGAAGAAGGTCGCCATAGCCTCGGTGCTGGCCATAAACCCGGAGGTGCTCCTCCTTGACGAGCCCACCAACGGCCTTGACCCCAGGACCCAGGTCTGGCTCCTTGAGCTTCTCAGAGAGCTGAAGAAGCTTAAAAAGACCATAATAATCGCGACACACGACTTAAGCCTCGCGGAGGACTTAAGCGATAGGGCGATAATCCTCGACGAGTCGCATCGGCTGGCGGCGGACTCTACGACGGCGAAGGCATTGAGGGACAAGGAGCTGCTCCTTTCCGCGAACATAATTCACGAGCACTCGCACAGGCACGGGGAGCTTACGCACAGGCACAGCCATGGGCCGTACTCCACCCATGACGAGCACGATTAG
- a CDS encoding cobalamin biosynthesis protein CbiD, with product MPKGLRKGYTTGTCAAAGAKAAALSLLGCTPSGRVFVTLPRGGSIEIPVKSVEVSGSLARAVIIKDAGDDPDVTNGAEFVAGVEITGENRARPSVSIRGGKGVGVVTKPGLKIPPGRPAINPVPLNMIRKAVIEAASACSSKAAFRVTISVPDGETLALKTMNSRLGIIGGISILGTTGIVEPMSLEAYTHSISCGVDVAVAAGITEVVFSTGRSTEKTVEKMLKLPQAAYILTGDHMSYALRDAAKRSGLKKVTVAGQFGKFSKLAAGHFETHCSDSSIELGFLAGLCRAAGATEELALRVQEANTAREVFFILREAGLGKVIDEVCLLVRRNSEKILGEGKTAAAILAGYGDGEVASGC from the coding sequence ATGCCTAAGGGACTGAGAAAAGGGTACACGACGGGCACTTGCGCCGCTGCCGGGGCAAAGGCAGCGGCGCTTTCGCTTCTCGGCTGCACACCATCGGGGCGCGTTTTCGTGACCCTTCCCAGGGGCGGGTCTATCGAGATCCCTGTAAAGTCCGTAGAGGTATCGGGCAGCCTGGCCAGGGCTGTCATCATAAAGGACGCTGGGGACGACCCTGACGTTACCAACGGAGCTGAGTTCGTTGCCGGAGTCGAGATAACCGGGGAGAACAGGGCGAGGCCTTCGGTGAGCATAAGGGGCGGCAAGGGCGTGGGCGTGGTCACAAAGCCCGGCCTCAAGATACCGCCGGGGCGCCCCGCCATAAACCCTGTGCCGCTTAATATGATAAGGAAGGCGGTCATCGAGGCCGCTTCCGCCTGTTCAAGCAAGGCCGCCTTCCGGGTGACGATATCGGTGCCAGATGGCGAAACGCTTGCCTTGAAGACCATGAACTCGAGGCTTGGCATCATCGGAGGCATCTCCATACTCGGCACCACCGGCATAGTCGAGCCCATGTCGCTCGAGGCCTATACCCATTCGATATCCTGCGGGGTGGATGTGGCCGTAGCCGCCGGCATCACTGAGGTCGTATTCTCCACCGGACGGTCTACCGAGAAGACCGTCGAGAAGATGCTCAAGCTCCCGCAGGCCGCCTATATACTTACGGGCGACCACATGAGCTATGCCCTGAGGGATGCCGCCAAAAGGAGCGGGCTTAAAAAAGTAACTGTGGCCGGGCAGTTCGGAAAGTTCAGCAAGCTCGCGGCAGGGCACTTCGAGACGCACTGCAGCGATTCTTCCATCGAGCTTGGTTTTCTCGCCGGCCTCTGCCGCGCCGCTGGCGCTACAGAGGAGCTGGCTCTGAGGGTGCAAGAGGCCAATACCGCGCGTGAGGTGTTTTTCATCCTCCGGGAAGCCGGGCTTGGCAAGGTAATAGACGAGGTCTGCCTGCTTGTCAGGAGGAATTCGGAGAAGATATTGGGCGAAGGCAAGACGGCTGCCGCTATACTTGCCGGTTATGGCGACGGAGAGGTGGCCTCAGGGTGTTGA
- a CDS encoding precorrin-2 C(20)-methyltransferase: protein MLKVGTFYGVGVGPGDPELLTLKAINVIRGAGALAVPRSEAGSESVALAIVRKAVDIDSKELVELPFPMTKDPSALLASRRQAATLISKRLERGADVAFITLGDPLLFSTFSYLVPFVKELSPGSQVRSVPGVTSFSAAASRLALPLAETDERVIIIPAAYELQKVREAIGAAETIVLMKVNRAIDALIELLREAGLLERSTLVSRVGWPEEEVITDLAGLAGKRLDYFSTIIVRKNG, encoded by the coding sequence ATGCTTAAAGTAGGGACCTTTTACGGGGTAGGCGTCGGTCCGGGAGACCCGGAGCTTTTGACGCTAAAGGCGATCAATGTCATAAGGGGCGCGGGGGCGCTCGCGGTACCGAGGTCGGAGGCCGGCTCAGAGAGCGTCGCGCTCGCGATCGTCAGGAAGGCCGTTGACATAGACTCAAAGGAGCTTGTAGAGCTGCCGTTCCCGATGACAAAGGACCCGTCCGCCCTTCTGGCTTCGAGGAGGCAGGCCGCTACACTCATCTCAAAGAGGCTCGAAAGAGGCGCGGACGTGGCCTTCATAACGCTCGGAGATCCGCTTCTCTTCTCGACCTTCAGCTACCTCGTCCCGTTCGTAAAGGAGCTTTCGCCGGGGTCTCAAGTAAGGTCCGTGCCCGGCGTTACATCGTTTTCCGCGGCGGCTTCAAGGCTTGCCCTCCCTCTTGCGGAAACGGACGAGAGGGTTATAATCATACCTGCTGCCTATGAGCTTCAAAAGGTGCGAGAGGCCATCGGCGCCGCGGAGACCATTGTGCTCATGAAGGTGAACAGGGCCATAGACGCGTTGATAGAGCTACTGAGGGAAGCGGGCCTTCTTGAGAGGTCTACTCTGGTATCGAGGGTAGGCTGGCCTGAAGAGGAAGTAATAACCGACCTCGCGGGCCTTGCCGGAAAGCGGCTCGATTATTTTTCAACGATAATAGTAAGGAAAAATGGCTGA